CCACCCTTCGCGATAAAGCTGCGAAGAATGGGGCACGAAAGCAGGCGACGGAGTCTATCTTCCAGCTTTCATCTCGGCGGCGGCTTCTTGAATGGCCTGCTTTGGCACGCCATGAGCCATGAGTCTCTGGCTGAACTCTTCGACGGTGCTGTCCTTGGCCCGTTGCGCTTCCCGTTCGGCCAGGTGCTTGCGGAGTCCATTTGAGATGTAGGCACGGATGAGGGCCTGGTAGCCACTAAAGCCCAGCGACGGGGCGACTTCCTTGAGATCCTCGATAACATGATCGGGAAGACGAAGCGAGATCAGGGTCATGGGTTTGTCGGGCTGCATGTTGCGCTTGATGCGTTCAGTCATCTTCATAACGTCTCCTTTCCGCCGGTTCCGCAAGACGTGCGGAGATGAGGCGGAGCACATCACCTTCCCAGATCACATGGACGACATAGAGCAGGCGGTAGTCGGTCGTCAGGCCGATGCACGCATGCCGTGCCTCTTGCTGAGGACTGGCGTCTTCGTAGCGGGCGAGAGGGTCAAGGAAAGCTTCGCGGGCTTCCTCGAACCGAACGCCGTGTAGTGAAGCATTGCTGGCGGCTTTGTCGGTATTCCAGACGAAGCCCTGCCCATCCAGGGTCGAGTACACGTCCATATGGCTATTGTATATACATCGCTTGAGGCTTTCCAAACCCACGGGTGATGGTTGTCCTTCGTGACGCAGCGAGAGGATCTGCTTTTGTTGTTCGCTTTTCGAGCGAAGGATGCGCTTTGCGCATAACCCATGTCCCAAAGGCGGGACATGGGGCACCCGCGTTTTGATTTCCTCATGGATCTTTGTGCGCTCTGTGCGACCACACCCTTTCCCACCCCAACGAACAAAAAGCCGTTCGTCGGGGACCCCGGTTTCGCGTTGAAGCCGCGAAAGAATGGGGCACGTATCGTCTTAGCTCCAAAATGTAGCCTGATGGGGTGTGGCGTTATCTAATTGGGAGGTATGCAAAAAGTTCTGATTACTGGAGCCGCGGGCTTCATCGGCTCCCATCTTGTAGACGCGCTGGTGCAGCGCGGCGATCTTGAAGTCCGTGGGTTGGATAACCTCGTCACCGGGCAGCGTTCGAATCTCGACACAAGCTGGAAAGAGATTGATTTTTACCAGATCGATCTCAACGATGCGGAGGGTCTTCGCGAGGCGGTCGCTGGCGTCGATACGATCTTTCATGAGGCGGCGCTTCCCAGCGTTCCGCGTTCGGTGCAGGACCCGCGCACCTCGCATATTGCCAATGTCGAAGGCACGTTCAATCTTCTGGAAGCCGCGCGGGCTGCGGGTGTTCGTCGCATTGTGTATGCGGCCTCTTCTTCTGCGTACGGAGATCAGCCTGGGTTTCCGCGCGTCGAGACGATGCGGCCGGAGCCGATATCGCCTTATGCCGTGCAGAAGCTTACGGCGGAGCTTTATCTGCAGAGTTACTTCCGCGTCTATGGTATGGAGACGGTGTGCCTGCGCTACTTCAATATCTTCGGGCCGCGGCAGGCGGCGGACTCGCCTTACTCCGGCGTGATGGCGAAGTGGATCACGACGCTCCTTGAAGGTGGGACGCCTCGGATCAACGGTGATGGAGAGCAGGGAAGGGATTTCACCTACGTTGCCAACGTGGTGCATGCCAATCTTTTGGCGGCAGAAACGCCAAAAGACGCCATTGCCGGAAGGGTTTTCAACATTGCCTGCGGGGAACGACACACTTTAAACGCAACCTACGCGCTTATGGCGCGTCTCTTGAACAGCAGCACAAAACCGGAACACGGACCTGAACGCGCAGGGGACGTGAAAGACTCGCTCGCCAGTATCGAAGCCTCACGTGAGGCCTTTGGATATAGCGTCGTGGTCGATTTCGAAGAGGGGCTGCGGAGGACCGTCGAGTGGTATCAGCAACAGTACAAAAAATAAGCACGCTTCAGAGTTTTACCGATCGCATCACTTCGCGCGAGGCACGGGTCGGGATTGTGGGCCTCGGTTATGTTGGCTTGCCGCTTACACTTCTTTTCAGCGCGGAGAAGCTTCGCGTCACTGGTTTCGATATCGACCGCACCAAGGTCGATACACTCAACGCGGGAAATAGCTACATCTGGCGCATCGAGTCGGAACATATTGCTTCCGCGCGCGCGCATGGCTTCACGGCAACGGATGACTTCACTGCAATTGCTGAGATGGACGCGATTTTGATCTGCGTTCCTACGCCGCTGACGGAGCATCATGTGCCTGACCTCAGCTACGTGCAGGCTACGATCGATGCCATTGCGCCGCATCTGCACGACGGCCAACTGCTTGTGCTCGAAAGCACGACGTATCCCGGTACCACGGAAGAGATCATCGTTACCACGATTGAGAAGGCAGGCCGACGCGTTTTGCGTGGGACGGATCTTGAAGACGAACTCAACGGCATCATGGTGGCTTTTTCGCCTGAGCGCGAAGATCCTGGCAACATGGAGACGCCGCGCCGCGAGGTTCCCAAGGTGATCGGTGGTTGTGATGTGCGCGCCACTGCTGCGGCTGAGGCGCTGTATCAATCGATCTTCACGCAGACTGTAGCGGTGAGTTCGCCTGCAGCGGCGGAGATGACTAAGCTGCTGGAGAACATCTATCGCGCCGTGAACATTGCGATGGTCAACGAGATGAAGCAGCTCTGCATGCGCATGGGCATTGATATCTGGGAGGTCATCAACGCCGCCGCGACGAAGCCCTTCGGCTTTCAGGCTTTTTATCCTGGCCCTGGCATCGGAGGACATTGCATTCCCGTCGATCCTTTCTATCTGACGTGGAAGGCGCAAGAGTATGGTTTTCCGACGCGCTTCATCCAGCTTGCAGGTGAGATCAACGAACAGATGCCGACGTTTGTAATGCGGCAGGTGGCGCGCGCTCTGAACTTCCGCGGCATTGCCACGAAGGGAGCGAAGGTACTTGTTCTGGGCGTTGCGTACAAGCGCGATGTGGACGATCTGCGCGAGTCGCCTTCGCTGACGATCATCGAGCTGCTGCAGGGGCTGGATGTGGAGGTCAGCTACAACGATCCCTTCTTCCCCACAGTGGGGCATGGCCGCAAGTACGACCTGCACATGACCTCTGTGCCGCTGGACGATCTTTCGATCTACGACTGCGTTCTGATTGCCACGGACCACTCGGCGTACGACTACGACCGCATCGTGGAAGAATCCAAACTGGTTGTGGATACGCGCAATGCGACGCGGGGGATTGTCTCGGATAAGATCATTCGCTGCTAGATAAGGCAAAACTTTAGAGTGAACCGGAAGGAAGGCAGTATCGCCTTCGTTCCGGATCACCCCGTTCGTTCCATCCGCAGATCTTTATGCAATGGAACGAAGTAATCCGCCCTCAACTCGCAGCGCTGCGCCATTCGTCGCTGAGGAGAGAGGGCTGGCGACATACGCCACGAGGTTGGCGACTTCCCGATCTTCAATCAGACGTTGTAACAAGGAGCTGCTACGGTACTTCTCAAAGAACTCCCGCTCTGCCTGCTCCGCTGGGACGTTCGGAGTGGATGCCAGGCTTTGTAGGAACCCCACAATGCCCTCCGAGCGCGTCGGGCCTGGAAGAACCGTATTCACAGTCACCTTTGTGCCCTTCGTCTGTTCCGCCAGGCCGCGAGAGATGGCGAGCTGTGCCGTCTTGGTCATGCCGTAGTGCACCATCTCGCCGGGGGTCATGATACCTGACTCGCTCGAAATGAAGATGACGCGTCCCGAATCCTTTTCCAGCATCCGGGGAAAGTAGTGGCGCGACAGACGGATGCCGCCGAGCACATTGATCTCGAAGATATGAAGCCATTCCTCGTCTGTGATTTCGGCGAATTTCTTCGGCTCATAGATGCCCAGATTATTTACAAGAATGTCTGTTTCGGGTACCTCTGCGATGAGAGTGGCTGCGCCGTCGGCGGTGGCAAGATCGACTTCGATTCCACGAACGTTGCCAGGGAGGGAAGACACGGCCGCTCTGAGCTTCTTGGCGCTGCGTCCTGGAATAACAACTTCCGCTCCCTCTTCAATGAGCACACGAGCGATGGCCAGACCGATTCCCGCCGTGCCGCCCGTAACAATTGCTTTCTTTCCCTTCAATTGCAGATCCATGATTTCTCTCCTTCTCGCGTAGAACAACGTACGTTTCCATATAAGCGAAAGCACCTCGTCCTGCTCATGACAATATACGTTGTCGTATGGCGACGTCAAGAAGCATACGACAACGTACGCTATCATTGTGATTCCGAATTCAACGAGCAAGGAGTGAGCATTGAAGCGTTTGTCGAAGGACAATCCGAAAGTAGCTTTGATGAGCCGGAAGCGTTTCGCGATCGTCCGCGCCGCGCAAGCGGCCTTTCTCGAAGGGGGATATGCGAAGACCCCCATGGACAAGATTGCAAAGGCCGCGGATGTCGGGATCAAGACGCTCTATCGGCATTTTGACAACAAAGACGACCTATTTAGTGCTGTGATGCAAGCAGCGTGTAACCCAGAAGCCTTTAATGAGCTCAGTGGGGAGTGGGATCAAGGCGAAGAAAGTTCCGAGAGGCCATGGTTTTCAAAGGCCCCGCGCAGCGCGCTACCGGCTGCGGGGGTGGAATACCTGAAACATATCCTTTCCAAGGAACAGCTAGCCCTCTATCGCGTTGTGATTCAAGATGCCCACAAGTTTCCCGAGCTCGGAAGGCGCTACCAGGAACAGGTCATCGACCATACTCATGATGAGTTTGTGCGCTACCTCAAGAGATGGACTCCCCTTGAAAAATGGCAGGTTAAGAATAAGTTAGACGCTGCGGCCACATTTTCCGCGCTGCTCCGGGCGGGTATCTACGAGGACGCGTTATTTCATCTGCGGATTTTCTCTGATTCTGAGATCGAGAGTCATGCGCACACCGCCGCAACAAAGATGCTTACACTTCTTAGCTCTCGTCGCTTTTGAAAGACTGCATGTTCTAAACGGAGAATTTCCTAATATGTGAAGCTTGGTTTCATCACGGGTGCATTCGCGGGTTGAAATACATGACGTTGCTTTGCCACTACAGCTCCACTCTTGAGCGTGTCTGCCAAGTAAAGACTCTTTCGTACTGACACATATATGAGCACCAGATGTTCTTGACAGTTCGAGGCGGCAACTGGGGCAGGGCTTAGAGAAGGCATCTCGTGATTCCAGCCAAAAGGATACTCTGGGTGAACTTGGTCGTTCGTGGATGCCGCAAGCTTTCTTGAGCTTCGGCCGCGTCGAGTCATAGAACTTGCCCATGCGAGACAGATCCCGTCCTGTCCAACTGGCCAGGGTCGACCTGAACCCAGCTATCTGACGGAGGAGCTTGCGAAGAGCCTATTCGAGTGGAGATCAGTGACAGAAAGCGATGCCAGACTCCCGCGAATTTCCTGTGGATCGCGCGTTGGGCCGCCACTATTCAACTGGGCTGTCCAACCCATCTCTGGCTTTCTCGTCTTGTTGGTTTTTAGAGAGGTCACACTTGCACTTGAGGGCACTTCTCTCCGTGTGCGTCTGCTCGCTGCCCGGGTTTCCGGCCGATTTCTTCTTTCAATACCCCCCTTTCGGGGGGGAACAACAATTCAATTTGGTGAATATTCTGATCGCACTGTCGAGCATGTCACTACCGCGAATTCTTCGAGGAGATTCCGTGCTTGATTTTGGAGGAACCAGATTGAAATTGAAAAACTTTTTTCTCTCGATCCCTGTGCTTGTGATTTGTTTCAGCGCGCCTCTGCTCGTCTCGCAGGTCGCGAATAACACTGCAATTGTTGGAACGGTTCGAGATCCGGATGGGAAGTTGATTCCCAATGCCAAAGTAGTTGCGGTGAATCAGGGAACGAAGGTTCAATACCCAGCTAACACGGACAACCGTGGCGACTACCAGATTCAATTCGTGGCTCCCGGCAGTTATAACGTCACGGTCAATGGCGCCGGTTTTAGCCAAATCGTTAAGACTGGAGTCGTCGTAGTCGTAAACCAGCCTGCACGTGCCGATTTCGAATTGGTCGTGGGCTCAGAAGCGGCGTCGATCACGATCACGGCCTCGACACCTCCTTTGCAGACGGACGATGCCTCTCTAGGAGAGACCTTCGATTCCAAGTCTGTCCAGGATCTTCCCTTGATGGGGCACAACGCATTAGACATCGCGACAACTGCGTCAAACGTCA
This genomic stretch from Terriglobus saanensis SP1PR4 harbors:
- a CDS encoding BrnT family toxin is translated as MDVYSTLDGQGFVWNTDKAASNASLHGVRFEEAREAFLDPLARYEDASPQQEARHACIGLTTDYRLLYVVHVIWEGDVLRLISARLAEPAERRRYEDD
- a CDS encoding SDR family oxidoreductase, with product MQKVLITGAAGFIGSHLVDALVQRGDLEVRGLDNLVTGQRSNLDTSWKEIDFYQIDLNDAEGLREAVAGVDTIFHEAALPSVPRSVQDPRTSHIANVEGTFNLLEAARAAGVRRIVYAASSSAYGDQPGFPRVETMRPEPISPYAVQKLTAELYLQSYFRVYGMETVCLRYFNIFGPRQAADSPYSGVMAKWITTLLEGGTPRINGDGEQGRDFTYVANVVHANLLAAETPKDAIAGRVFNIACGERHTLNATYALMARLLNSSTKPEHGPERAGDVKDSLASIEASREAFGYSVVVDFEEGLRRTVEWYQQQYKK
- a CDS encoding nucleotide sugar dehydrogenase, whose amino-acid sequence is MVSATVQKISTLQSFTDRITSREARVGIVGLGYVGLPLTLLFSAEKLRVTGFDIDRTKVDTLNAGNSYIWRIESEHIASARAHGFTATDDFTAIAEMDAILICVPTPLTEHHVPDLSYVQATIDAIAPHLHDGQLLVLESTTYPGTTEEIIVTTIEKAGRRVLRGTDLEDELNGIMVAFSPEREDPGNMETPRREVPKVIGGCDVRATAAAEALYQSIFTQTVAVSSPAAAEMTKLLENIYRAVNIAMVNEMKQLCMRMGIDIWEVINAAATKPFGFQAFYPGPGIGGHCIPVDPFYLTWKAQEYGFPTRFIQLAGEINEQMPTFVMRQVARALNFRGIATKGAKVLVLGVAYKRDVDDLRESPSLTIIELLQGLDVEVSYNDPFFPTVGHGRKYDLHMTSVPLDDLSIYDCVLIATDHSAYDYDRIVEESKLVVDTRNATRGIVSDKIIRC
- a CDS encoding SDR family NAD(P)-dependent oxidoreductase, which gives rise to MDLQLKGKKAIVTGGTAGIGLAIARVLIEEGAEVVIPGRSAKKLRAAVSSLPGNVRGIEVDLATADGAATLIAEVPETDILVNNLGIYEPKKFAEITDEEWLHIFEINVLGGIRLSRHYFPRMLEKDSGRVIFISSESGIMTPGEMVHYGMTKTAQLAISRGLAEQTKGTKVTVNTVLPGPTRSEGIVGFLQSLASTPNVPAEQAEREFFEKYRSSSLLQRLIEDREVANLVAYVASPLSSATNGAALRVEGGLLRSIA
- a CDS encoding TetR/AcrR family transcriptional regulator, with amino-acid sequence MKRLSKDNPKVALMSRKRFAIVRAAQAAFLEGGYAKTPMDKIAKAADVGIKTLYRHFDNKDDLFSAVMQAACNPEAFNELSGEWDQGEESSERPWFSKAPRSALPAAGVEYLKHILSKEQLALYRVVIQDAHKFPELGRRYQEQVIDHTHDEFVRYLKRWTPLEKWQVKNKLDAAATFSALLRAGIYEDALFHLRIFSDSEIESHAHTAATKMLTLLSSRRF